One genomic region from Geitlerinema sp. PCC 9228 encodes:
- a CDS encoding WD40 repeat domain-containing protein, translated as MSNKNDTAVTIIALIISLAIVGGVGWWLVGNSNFLKLNQRATQTTKTKTPATSSQTNCQTDAAAVLSLAVSSDYQTLAIARSEGQIEIWDWQNQQEKNAPLQGHKGRINDIAMSRNGKILVSGGGDGTVKVWDLQTGNLRQKLLSRQFGRILSVDIRSDGTKVAAGSSTGKIAVWNLSDSNSNSQPIQLQIDSQKTKIQTVAFHPTNPNILATGGNDGKIWIWNLDTQQQTNLSPLEKSNVTHVFDLAFSSDGTQLASGTNLGEIDIWNLNTGERNTLKFNAHDFLVSAVRFGNNQQYLATASYDETVKLWNFNPSQSEQRVNSLRGHYGFVYDVAFLTPTGETLASAGYDGTLRIWQKNDQQQWQNEILCSAKNTGGNETP; from the coding sequence ATGTCTAACAAAAACGATACCGCCGTCACAATCATTGCCTTAATCATTTCCCTCGCCATTGTAGGTGGTGTGGGATGGTGGTTGGTTGGTAATAGCAATTTTTTAAAACTCAACCAAAGGGCAACGCAAACTACCAAAACCAAAACGCCAGCTACCAGTTCCCAAACCAATTGCCAAACAGATGCAGCAGCCGTTCTCAGTTTAGCAGTTAGTTCCGACTATCAAACATTAGCCATTGCTCGTTCTGAAGGTCAAATTGAAATTTGGGATTGGCAGAACCAACAAGAAAAAAATGCCCCCCTGCAAGGTCATAAAGGTCGAATTAACGATATTGCCATGTCTCGAAACGGAAAAATTCTCGTTAGCGGGGGAGGCGATGGAACGGTTAAAGTTTGGGATTTACAGACGGGAAATTTACGGCAAAAGCTTCTCAGCCGACAATTTGGTCGTATTCTAAGTGTAGATATTCGTAGCGATGGCACGAAAGTTGCGGCTGGTAGCAGTACCGGGAAAATTGCTGTATGGAATCTATCAGATAGCAACAGCAATTCACAACCCATACAACTCCAAATAGATAGCCAAAAAACCAAAATCCAAACAGTTGCCTTTCATCCCACCAATCCCAATATCCTAGCTACTGGCGGCAACGATGGCAAAATTTGGATTTGGAACCTAGACACGCAGCAGCAAACCAATCTTTCTCCCCTGGAAAAATCCAATGTCACCCATGTTTTTGACCTGGCATTTAGCAGCGATGGAACTCAGCTAGCCAGCGGTACCAATTTAGGAGAAATCGATATTTGGAATTTGAATACAGGGGAACGGAATACATTAAAATTTAACGCCCATGATTTTTTGGTGAGTGCCGTTCGTTTTGGCAATAACCAACAGTATTTGGCAACAGCCAGCTATGATGAAACGGTGAAACTATGGAATTTCAATCCCAGCCAATCCGAACAGCGAGTTAATTCCCTGCGCGGTCATTATGGATTTGTTTACGATGTGGCTTTTTTAACGCCAACCGGAGAAACTTTAGCGAGTGCTGGATACGATGGTACGCTTCGGATTTGGCAAAAGAACGACCAACAGCAATGGCAAAATGAAATTTTATGTTCGGCAAAAAATACAGGGGGAAATGAAACGCCCTAG
- a CDS encoding YraN family protein, with translation MKQPADKQPANHQAGELGETLVATWLQQQQWRILDRRWRCRWGEIDIIAQYNNNQTNAPIAFVEVKTRRGNNWDAGGRLAVTPSKQNKLQKAASLFLAENPHLSENPCRFDVALVRCCRLTARSHPGSTHPPPDTAIIVGNPIYLENHQLVLEAYIESAFLPLA, from the coding sequence ATGAAACAGCCAGCCGACAAACAACCTGCCAACCACCAAGCCGGCGAACTAGGGGAAACGCTGGTTGCCACCTGGTTGCAGCAACAGCAGTGGCGTATTTTGGATCGTCGCTGGCGATGTCGCTGGGGAGAAATCGATATTATTGCTCAATATAATAACAACCAAACCAACGCCCCCATTGCTTTCGTGGAGGTAAAAACCCGCCGTGGGAACAATTGGGATGCAGGCGGCAGGTTGGCTGTGACTCCTAGCAAGCAAAACAAATTGCAAAAAGCTGCGTCTTTGTTTTTGGCGGAAAATCCCCACCTCAGCGAAAATCCCTGTCGGTTTGATGTGGCGTTGGTGCGTTGTTGTCGTTTGACAGCGCGATCGCACCCTGGTTCCACCCATCCACCTCCGGATACTGCTATCATCGTAGGAAATCCTATATACCTAGAAAACCACCAACTGGTTCTCGAAGCCTATATTGAATCTGCCTTTTTGCCATTGGCTTGA
- a CDS encoding AbgT family transporter produces the protein MSQSPSPKPQQTRGLATILNFIERLGNRLPDPVTLFALLALFTIFASAIASWANLAVVNPAKEETVEAVSLLTAEGIRRIVSEAVPNFVQFPPLGTVLVALLGVGVAEHSGLLSTALRRLILVTPAKFASPMVVFAGVMSNLAADAGYVILVPLSAVVFRAFHRHPIAGLVAGFAGVSGGFSANLIINPLDPLLAGLSQSAAQLIEKAYTVNAMANYYFMAVSTVAIAFVGWYVTDYIVEPRLGTYNNEEPETNEVEELTPSQRKGLRWAGYALLAYLVCIALLTLPPQAVLRDPETSELIKSISSPFMEGIVFLVALGFFFPGLAYGKVAGTIRTDRDVANTMSKAMSSLGYYLVLAFIAAQFIAYFDWSNLGIIFAISGANFLKATGIEGVPALFLFLAFSVVLNLFIGSASAKWAVLAPIFVPMLMLIGYSPEAIQALYRIGDSSTNIITPLMPYFPVVLAFGQQYDKQLGVGRLIALMIPYSIAFLISWLVLFFVWVVLELPLGPNAPIYQT, from the coding sequence ATGAGTCAATCACCCTCCCCAAAGCCTCAGCAAACTAGAGGATTGGCGACAATTCTCAACTTTATCGAACGCCTTGGGAATCGCTTACCAGACCCAGTAACGCTATTTGCCCTCCTTGCCCTGTTTACCATTTTTGCTAGCGCGATCGCATCTTGGGCGAACCTTGCCGTCGTCAACCCAGCCAAAGAAGAAACCGTAGAAGCCGTTTCCTTACTTACAGCAGAAGGCATTCGTCGTATTGTCAGCGAAGCCGTACCCAACTTTGTCCAATTTCCCCCTTTAGGTACCGTTCTCGTCGCCTTGTTAGGCGTTGGCGTTGCCGAACATAGTGGCTTATTGTCCACCGCCTTACGACGGCTAATTCTCGTTACCCCCGCCAAATTTGCCTCTCCCATGGTGGTGTTTGCCGGGGTGATGTCGAATTTAGCAGCAGATGCGGGGTATGTCATTTTGGTTCCTCTATCGGCAGTGGTATTTCGAGCTTTCCACCGCCATCCCATCGCTGGTTTGGTTGCCGGATTTGCTGGGGTTTCCGGTGGCTTTAGTGCCAATTTGATTATCAATCCACTGGATCCCTTGCTAGCAGGATTATCCCAAAGTGCTGCCCAGTTAATCGAGAAAGCGTATACTGTAAATGCCATGGCAAATTACTATTTTATGGCAGTTTCTACCGTTGCGATCGCTTTTGTAGGCTGGTACGTTACCGACTATATCGTAGAACCCAGATTAGGCACCTACAACAATGAGGAACCCGAAACAAACGAAGTTGAAGAACTAACCCCTTCGCAACGGAAAGGATTGCGTTGGGCGGGATATGCCTTACTTGCCTATCTTGTCTGTATCGCCCTTTTAACATTACCTCCACAAGCTGTCTTGCGGGATCCAGAAACCTCCGAACTTATCAAATCGATTTCCTCGCCGTTTATGGAAGGAATTGTCTTTCTAGTGGCATTGGGATTTTTCTTTCCTGGTCTGGCGTATGGCAAAGTCGCGGGCACCATCCGCACCGATAGAGATGTCGCCAATACCATGTCGAAAGCCATGAGTTCCCTAGGATATTATTTGGTTCTGGCATTTATAGCAGCACAGTTTATTGCTTATTTTGATTGGAGCAATTTGGGAATTATTTTTGCCATTAGTGGCGCGAATTTTCTCAAAGCAACGGGCATCGAGGGCGTACCTGCCTTATTCTTATTTCTTGCCTTTAGCGTGGTTTTAAACTTGTTTATTGGTTCGGCTTCCGCAAAATGGGCAGTTTTGGCACCGATTTTTGTGCCCATGCTCATGCTTATTGGCTATTCGCCAGAAGCGATTCAAGCCCTTTACCGCATTGGTGATTCTAGTACCAATATTATCACGCCGTTGATGCCCTATTTTCCCGTGGTGCTTGCCTTTGGACAGCAATACGACAAACAATTGGGAGTTGGGCGTTTGATTGCCCTCATGATTCCCTATAGCATTGCCTTCTTAATCAGTTGGCTGGTGTTGTTCTTTGTCTGGGTGGTTTTGGAATTGCCGTTAGGTCCCAATGCCCCCATTTATCAAACGTGA
- the proX gene encoding glycine betaine/L-proline ABC transporter substrate-binding protein ProX yields MKFSRISFSAIALSLILAIMSLTGCSDRGSVAPEALKKIPEPVKVRSSYGTLEELFQTEVVNMGLEKLGYQVISGTEVEYQFLHEAIAAGYLDYTASHWHILHTKYRQEGMQKVGTLIENALQGYLIDKPTAQKHGISNIQDLQNPEIAQLFDSDGDGKANLVGCNPGWGCERIIEHHLDAYNLRETVEHDKGNYSALVDEMLNRFQNNQPILYYTWTPYWLNERLQPGQEVIWLEVPYTALPEEQQVLENMDTKFQGKNLGFPIDKIGIVANEQFLNDNPVAKRFLEVATIPMEDINAQNQLMKKGQNTPDAIRSHAREWIQNNQPTFNRWLEAARKELQNQ; encoded by the coding sequence ATGAAATTTAGTCGCATCTCTTTTTCCGCGATCGCACTTTCCCTCATACTAGCAATCATGAGTTTAACTGGTTGCAGCGATCGTGGTTCTGTTGCTCCAGAAGCTTTGAAGAAAATTCCAGAACCAGTCAAAGTTCGTTCTAGTTATGGAACGTTAGAAGAACTATTTCAAACCGAAGTTGTCAATATGGGACTGGAGAAACTGGGATATCAAGTCATTTCCGGAACCGAAGTGGAATATCAATTTCTCCACGAAGCGATCGCGGCAGGCTATCTCGATTATACAGCCAGTCACTGGCATATTCTCCATACCAAATACCGACAAGAAGGCATGCAAAAAGTGGGAACCTTAATCGAAAATGCCTTACAAGGATACTTAATCGACAAACCCACCGCTCAAAAACATGGAATTTCCAATATTCAAGACTTGCAAAATCCAGAAATTGCCCAACTTTTTGACAGCGACGGTGACGGCAAAGCCAACTTAGTGGGGTGCAATCCAGGGTGGGGGTGCGAACGCATTATCGAACACCATCTCGATGCCTACAATCTTCGAGAAACTGTAGAACACGATAAAGGAAATTATTCCGCTCTGGTTGACGAAATGCTAAATCGTTTTCAGAACAACCAACCCATTCTTTATTATACTTGGACACCCTACTGGTTAAACGAAAGATTGCAACCAGGGCAAGAAGTCATTTGGCTAGAAGTTCCCTATACCGCTCTTCCCGAAGAACAACAAGTTCTGGAAAACATGGATACCAAATTTCAGGGAAAAAATCTAGGATTTCCCATCGATAAAATAGGCATTGTTGCCAACGAACAATTCCTCAATGACAATCCAGTTGCAAAACGGTTCTTAGAAGTTGCCACTATTCCCATGGAAGATATTAACGCTCAAAATCAACTTATGAAAAAAGGACAAAATACCCCCGACGCCATTCGTTCTCACGCGCGGGAATGGATTCAAAACAACCAACCAACGTTTAATCGTTGGCTGGAAGCAGCCAGAAAAGAACTGCAAAATCAATAG